The stretch of DNA CCCACTCATGATTTATGGGGGTGTAGGGCTGGGTAAAACGCATCTGGTGCAGGCCATTGGCAACTATATCAAGAATAATAACCAGAATAAATTTGTCCTGTATGTTACCTCGGAGAAGTTTACGAATCAGTTTCTGAATGCAATTCGCTCCGACGGTATTCGCGATTTTACGAGCTTTTATATGCAGGTCGACGTGCTGGTGATCGACGACGTGCAGTTTTTGCAGAAAAAGGAAAAAACGCAGGAGATTTTCTTTCACATCTTCAACCACCTGCATCAGTCGGGCAAGCAGATTATTATGACGTCGGACCGTGCTCCGCGTGCGCTCGATGGGTTGGAAGACCGGCTGCTTTCGCGGTTTAAGTGGGGTTTATCGGCTGATTTACAGACGCCTGACCTGGAAACACGCATCGCCATCATCCAGAAGAAGCTACAGGCCGAAGGCATTTATATCGAAGATAACGTAATCGAATACCTCGCCCATAGCGTAAACACGAACGTGCGCGAACTGGAGGGTGTAATTGTGAGCCTGATGGCGCAGGCATCGCTCAACCGGCGCGAAATCGACCTTGAATTAGCCAAGCAAACGCTCCGCAACATCGTTGTCGACTCAGAACGCGACGTAACCATTGATTCGGTGCAAGAGGTTGTAGCCGATTATTTCAGCGTGAGCGTGGCTGACCTGAAAGCGAAAAGCCGCAAGCGTGAGCTGGTTCACCCGCGTCAGATTGCCATGTATCTTGCGAAAGAGAAAACCGAACTTTCACTTAAATCCATTGGCTATCATTTTGGCGGGCGCGACCACAGCACCGTTATTCATGCCATCCAAAGCATTAGCGACCTTGTTGCCAAACACCCCGAAACACGGGAAATGATGGAGAAGCTGAAGGGAATGTTTAAGTAATGTTGAATACTGAATGTTGAATAGCGGAGTATGGAACCGGACGGCACTTCAACATTCGATATTCAGCATTCGGTATTCAACATTAAAGACCTATTTTTTTTCCCCCGTTCCCGCATCGACACCCTTGCCTGGGACGCCTGCGTGATGGCGTCGGCGCAGCGACTTATTTATGGCTATTCATGGTATCTCGATGCCGTAACGTCGGCGCGTGGCTGGAAGTGGGTAGGGTTGGTCTTGCCCGACGAACAGGGAAACTACAGGGCCGTGATGCCCGTGCCGCTGCGCCGACGCTGGGGGAAATGGGTCGTGTATCAGCCATTGTTCTGCCAGATGCTGACCGTTTTCAGTCGCGATGCAACGCTCGACCCAACACCGTTTTTTGACGTAATGCTTAGGCGGTTTCGGTACGGCGCAAAAATTAACCTCCGGCAGTACCCAGCCCCTGACCTGGGCTTTCAGGTGGTTCGGCAACACGCTACGCACGTACTTAATTTATCGGCGACCTACGAAACCATTTACAAACGCTACAGCCGCGACCGCCGAACCAACCTTCGGCGGGGCATTGCTGCCAACTGGCGGCTAACTGATTCTGTTGATGCGGGGCCGTTGCTGAGACTATTCCGTGAAAATCACGCCGATACTATTCCCGGCGGAGTGGGCGAGTGGGCCTACACCACCCTGCAAAACCTGATTAGCGAATTGGAAAGCCGGAATCTGGGCCGTTTACGTTACGCCGAACGCAACGGTCAGATTGAAGCCGGAGCCTTGTTTGTGCAGGAAGGCAACCGGATTATCTACCTCTTCAACGCAGCGTCTGAAGCCGGTCGGCGGGGCAATGCCCGCACCGTGCTGCTTGATGAGATGATTCGTGAAAAGGCGAGTGGGCCAGTGTTATTCGATTTTGAAAGCCCCGATAAATCCTCGGTCGTAGCCTTTTACCAGAGCTTCGGAGCGGCAGAAGAACCATTCTGGACAGCCCGCTGGAGCCGACTGACATGGCTTGAGCGCGGGCTGGTGTGGTTGCTTAAAAATACCGCAGCGGCTGTTTCAGGCCATTATTCCGGCGCAGGTCCATCACCATTGAACCAACCCAGAGATCAACTTCAACCTTAACTGGTACTTTGTTCACGTCGTCGGACACGAAAATCCGAATCGACTCTTCCGACTTGAACATGCCGTTGGGGGGCAAAATGGGGTTAAGTTTCAGCACGTTGATCTTGCCTTCTTTCACCTTCAAAACCGACTTTCCCCGGTAACGAACACGCATGTTATACACCGTATCGTCGTAAAAAGCCGGTACTTCCAGCACCTGCCCGGTGGGCAGTTTGTGGAAGTCGATGGTACGCAGAAAATAGTAGCCGCTGATAAAATCATGCACATTATCAGGCACTTTGAACGTATTACGTTCGGCGCGTTCTTCAGCTTTCGCCGTGTTCGATACGTGATTGAACGTAATGTTTTCTTCCTTACGATATTTGTTCTCCTGCAAATTAGTGTAGAACTTCTGCGGCAAAATAGCCGACGTGTCGATGTAAGACCGCCAGGTGTCGCGGACATGCGTCACCAGATCGAATGCGCCAACCGTGCGGCCATCGACATTGACGCGGTAGCAGGGTCGGTCATTTACTTTATAGAGCGTAGGGCTAACGTCTACAGTAGCTTCGGCAGCATTCAGAAAGCCGTAATGAACGCGGTATTCGAGATGTTCGCCCGGCCCGAAGCTGGTGTTGGCAACGCGCCGATAGGTGTTCAGAGCCGTAAAGCCTGTTGCCAGCACCGAGGCAATACCTAAACCAATCAACCACTTTTTCATACGCAATTGCCCACGGCTGGGCCTTCTTTACAAGGATGGATAAGTTTGTTTTAAATGGGTCAGATACCGCCCAAAATCACTGTTGAACTGGTTTTCAAACTCCTGCCGAAAGCGGTTTTGCTGCTTTCGGTAGGTAAGATACCCAATAAAATACGCATTATTGGGTAGGTTTAGTTTGCTAAACCGTCGCTTATTTACTAAACGCATACTGGTCTGTGTCCGTTCGTCGGTCAGCGTGTCCGACGTGGCAACAATCTGCCCAATCGTTTCCCACTTCAACGAATCTTTGACTGCCACTGGCGTTTGAGGTTTAAACGACTGATACAAACTGTCGAGCAGCCGGGTGCCGCGCAGAATGTGTTCGTCGTAGCGTTCGTAGAAGGTTTTGCCAGCTACGTAGTTTCGGTATTGCTCCGAATCACGCCCGTACTTCTGCGCCAGAAATCGCTCTGCTCCGTACTCGCCGACAAAATCGGCTACGTTTTCGTTGTATTCCAGATTATCGCGAACAAACAACGTGCCGTGTGTAAGTTCGTGAATAATCAATTCGGCCAGGCTACCCTCGCTGCGGTCGAGCATGTTCGACAAAATCGGGTCGTTCAGAAAACCAAGCGTCGAGTAGGCTGCCACCTCGTTAATGCGCGTGTCGTAGCCTTGTTTACGCAGCAATGAATCAGCTTCGCGGAGTCGGCTTTCGTCAAAAAAACCCTTGTACGAAAACGTTCCCAAAATCGGCACTTCAAACGAAACCGGCACGAGCCGAAATCGTTCGGCACCCACCAGCACCCACATCAGCGGCTTGCCCTGTAGGTCGTAAAATGATTCGTAACTGCCCGACGGGTCGAGCCGGAGCGAGTCGATGGCAAAGCGTTTGATCTCGGCAATCAGTTTCAGTTTTTGTTTCAGCGAATCGGGGTAGTTGGGGTCGGCCATGAGTTCGGCTACGGGGCGGCTGTTGACCATAATTCGCACCTGCCCCCGTGCCTGCATCAGGCCGTAACTGACCAACTCCCATTGCCAGACCAGCAACACCACCAGCACCCCTACGACAGCAAGAGCAATTTTTTTACGCATCGGTTGGAAATAAGTATGGCAAAGTTATTCAGGGGTTGGAAAATAATTGATTACGTTAAATGCAACATTGTTGCATTTAACGTAAATACCTGTATATTTGCCGTATGACCACTGCATTCACGAACGAAATCAGGAATAAGTCCATTGCCCAGCGTTTGCCGGTTACGGTATTGAGCGGGTTTCTGGGCGCAGGTAAAACGACGTTGCTCAATCACGTACTCAATAACAAACAGGGTCTGAAAGTGGCCGTAATTGTGAACGACATGAGCGAGGTAAATATCGACGCCGAATTAGTGCGGCAGGAGGGAAACCTCTCACGCACGGAAGAAAAACTGGTTGAAATGAGCAACGGCTGTATTTGCTGCACCCTGCGCGAAGACCTGATGGTTGAGGTAGAGAAGCTGGCGCAGGAGGGCCGTTTCGATTACCTGCTCATCGAATCGTCGGGCATTTCGGAGCCGCTGCCCGTAGCGCAAACGTTCAGCTTCGTTGACGAAGCCAACGGTATCGACCTGTCGCGGTTTGCCCGGCTCGACACGATGGTGACGGTAGTCGATGCGTTCAACTTCCCGAAAGATTTCGGCAGCACCGACACCATACACAGCCGCGAACTTAACCGGAACGCCGGAACGCCCGACCCCAGCGATACACGTACCATCGTGAATCTGCTGACCGATCAGATTGAGTTTGCCGACGTGATTATCCTGAACAAAACCGACCTGCTCAGCCGCCATCAGGTGGGTGAACTAAAGGCCATTCTGCAAAAGCTGAACCCCAAAGCCCGGCTTATCGAAAGTCAGTTCAGCAAAGTTGACCCGAGCGAAATTCTGAATACGGGCCGGTTCGATTTCGACGAAGCGTCGCAGTCGGCGGGCTGGATTCAGGAACTCCAGAACCTGAAATCGGGTAACGGACACACGCCCGAAACCGAAGAATACGGCATCGGCTCGTTTGTGTTTCGCGACCGCCGACCGT from Spirosoma montaniterrae encodes:
- a CDS encoding GNAT family N-acetyltransferase, whose protein sequence is MEPDGTSTFDIQHSVFNIKDLFFFPRSRIDTLAWDACVMASAQRLIYGYSWYLDAVTSARGWKWVGLVLPDEQGNYRAVMPVPLRRRWGKWVVYQPLFCQMLTVFSRDATLDPTPFFDVMLRRFRYGAKINLRQYPAPDLGFQVVRQHATHVLNLSATYETIYKRYSRDRRTNLRRGIAANWRLTDSVDAGPLLRLFRENHADTIPGGVGEWAYTTLQNLISELESRNLGRLRYAERNGQIEAGALFVQEGNRIIYLFNAASEAGRRGNARTVLLDEMIREKASGPVLFDFESPDKSSVVAFYQSFGAAEEPFWTARWSRLTWLERGLVWLLKNTAAAVSGHYSGAGPSPLNQPRDQLQP
- a CDS encoding GTP-binding protein; protein product: MTTAFTNEIRNKSIAQRLPVTVLSGFLGAGKTTLLNHVLNNKQGLKVAVIVNDMSEVNIDAELVRQEGNLSRTEEKLVEMSNGCICCTLREDLMVEVEKLAQEGRFDYLLIESSGISEPLPVAQTFSFVDEANGIDLSRFARLDTMVTVVDAFNFPKDFGSTDTIHSRELNRNAGTPDPSDTRTIVNLLTDQIEFADVIILNKTDLLSRHQVGELKAILQKLNPKARLIESQFSKVDPSEILNTGRFDFDEASQSAGWIQELQNLKSGNGHTPETEEYGIGSFVFRDRRPFHPARFWHYLSENFPAGIIRSKGLFWLASRPDDALNFSQAGGSLRAESAGVWWASMPFSQRTQYGAFLENRERIEARWHKRFGDRQNELVIIGQDLSEAQVTAELQECLCTELELKHMEAGGTFKDPFPVWE
- a CDS encoding DUF3108 domain-containing protein, with product MKKWLIGLGIASVLATGFTALNTYRRVANTSFGPGEHLEYRVHYGFLNAAEATVDVSPTLYKVNDRPCYRVNVDGRTVGAFDLVTHVRDTWRSYIDTSAILPQKFYTNLQENKYRKEENITFNHVSNTAKAEERAERNTFKVPDNVHDFISGYYFLRTIDFHKLPTGQVLEVPAFYDDTVYNMRVRYRGKSVLKVKEGKINVLKLNPILPPNGMFKSEESIRIFVSDDVNKVPVKVEVDLWVGSMVMDLRRNNGLKQPLRYF
- a CDS encoding aminopeptidase, which translates into the protein MRKKIALAVVGVLVVLLVWQWELVSYGLMQARGQVRIMVNSRPVAELMADPNYPDSLKQKLKLIAEIKRFAIDSLRLDPSGSYESFYDLQGKPLMWVLVGAERFRLVPVSFEVPILGTFSYKGFFDESRLREADSLLRKQGYDTRINEVAAYSTLGFLNDPILSNMLDRSEGSLAELIIHELTHGTLFVRDNLEYNENVADFVGEYGAERFLAQKYGRDSEQYRNYVAGKTFYERYDEHILRGTRLLDSLYQSFKPQTPVAVKDSLKWETIGQIVATSDTLTDERTQTSMRLVNKRRFSKLNLPNNAYFIGYLTYRKQQNRFRQEFENQFNSDFGRYLTHLKQTYPSL